The Dendropsophus ebraccatus isolate aDenEbr1 chromosome 10, aDenEbr1.pat, whole genome shotgun sequence genome has a segment encoding these proteins:
- the LOC138766516 gene encoding fucolectin-like: protein METVQAVLIFLMLGGLKYETHVESAAVNVALQGLALQSSTVSGQGGAHLAIDGNMNTNFLKGSCSQTSSEYQPWWIVDLRRGYLIDTISITSQFTTMTSQAPWAEVNVGESLENYGMSTPRHIVIGNIAPGMTITLPLGGIFGRYVIIFIPNRNDTLTLCEVQVTALNVPDRKVGLMIKGVASSGSTSLPSREAMLQALKDNMKTNIQILSRGADNVLQRGG, encoded by the exons ATGGAGACCGTCCAGGCTGTGCTCATATTCCTTATGCTTGGAG GTCTAAAGTATGAAACACATGTGGAATCTGCAG CGGTGAATGTGGCTCTGCAGGGTCTCGCCTTACAGTCCAGCACAGTCTCAGGACAGGGTGGAGCTCACTTAGCAATAGATGGAAACATGAACACTAATTTTCTGAAGGGATCCTGCAGTCAGACGTCCAGTGAGTACCAGCCATGGTGGATTGTGGACCTAAGACGTGGCTACCTCATCGACACTATCTCCATCACCAGCCAATTCACAACGATGACCAGTCAGGCGCCCTGGGCTGAGGTCAATGTGGGTGAGAGTCTGGAAAACTACGGAATGTCTACCCCAAG ACACATTGTCATCGGCAACATAGCTCCAGGAATGACGATCACCTTACCATTGGGTGGAATCTTTGGGCGATATGTCATTATATTTATACCGAATCGCAATGATACGCTGACCCTGTGTGAGGTTCAGGTGACGGCCCTTAATGTACCAG ATCGAAAGGTGGGACTGATGATTAAAGGCGTGGCCTCTTCTGGATCAACCTCCTTACCGAGCAGAGAAGCAATGCTGCAGGCG CTCAAGGATAACATGAAGACTAACATCCAGATCCTAAGCCGGGGTGCTGACAACGTTCTGCAACGCGGTGGGTAA
- the LSM2 gene encoding U6 snRNA-associated Sm-like protein LSm2, translating to MLFYSFFKSLVGKDVVVELKNDLSICGTLHSVDQYLNIKLTDISVTDPEKYPHMLSVKNCFIRGSVVRYVQLPADEVDTQLLQDAARKEAVQQKQ from the exons ATG CTGTTCTATTCTTTCTTCAAGTCTCTGGTGGGGAAGGATGTCGTGGTGGAGCTCAAGAATGACCTGAG CATTTGTGGGACTCTGCACTCTGTAGATCAG taCCTGAATATAAAACTAACAGACATCAGTGTGACAGATCCTGAGAAGTATCCACACATG CTTTCTGTAAAGAATTGCTTCATCCGTGGCTCTGTGGTCCGATACGTCCAACTTCCAGCAGATGAAGTGGACACCCAGCTACTTCAGGATGCCGCAAGGAAGGAAGCTGTACAGCAGAAACAGTGA